One genomic segment of Aliarcobacter cibarius includes these proteins:
- a CDS encoding SAM-dependent methyltransferase: protein MTQQQFWNNKFSNQDFFYGTNPNKFLASNLELFKDYQKLLCLGEGEGRNAIFFAKNGLDVTAIDTSNLGLEKLEKWSKNENLNIKTVCMDLNYWKTDEKYDVIVASYLHMHKNEREKLFRKIENSLNSGGYFAAEFFSINQLNYNSGGPKDIDLLYTKEDFENYFKLCRKKITEEITILDEGIGHQGEASVIRVVIQKN from the coding sequence ATGACTCAACAACAATTTTGGAATAATAAATTTTCAAATCAAGATTTCTTTTATGGTACAAATCCTAATAAATTTTTAGCATCAAACTTAGAATTATTTAAAGATTATCAAAAACTTCTTTGTTTAGGTGAAGGGGAGGGAAGAAATGCGATATTTTTTGCAAAAAATGGTTTAGATGTAACTGCTATTGATACATCAAATTTAGGTTTAGAAAAACTTGAAAAATGGTCGAAAAATGAGAATTTAAATATAAAAACAGTTTGTATGGATTTAAATTATTGGAAAACAGATGAAAAATATGATGTTATAGTTGCTTCGTATTTGCATATGCATAAAAATGAAAGAGAAAAATTATTTAGAAAAATTGAAAATTCTTTAAATTCAGGTGGTTACTTTGCTGCAGAATTTTTTTCAATAAATCAATTAAATTATAATAGTGGTGGACCAAAAGATATAGATTTACTTTATACAAAAGAGGATTTTGAAAACTATTTTAAATTATGTAGAAAAAAGATTACAGAAGAGATAACAATTTTAGATGAAGGAATAGGGCATCAAGGTGAAGCTAGTGTTATTAGAGTTGTTATTCAAAAAAATTGA
- a CDS encoding metal ABC transporter substrate-binding protein, producing MIKKTLISTLLLLGTNALSNINVTTTIYPLYNIAKEVGTDKIKLNNLIPFGIEAHGFDPIAKDMTILSKTDLLISSGDLMEPWKNKIVSSLKIENKVFDMSKHVKLIEIEEKNHNEHDHEKDHNHNSNIDPHYWVSLNNYILMTKVITQLFIEKDPVNKDIYKENSDKYLQKIEALKIKYDTSLNSCKNKKILVNHNAFGYFADEYDVKQYSISGLTPESKPSAKVVSELIDLVKNEKINTVFFEEFASPKVAQTIAKAANVKIDTLRPAENISKIENEKGYGYLEIMEDNLEKLKFAMDCK from the coding sequence ATGATTAAAAAAACACTAATCTCAACACTTTTACTACTAGGAACAAATGCTTTATCAAACATTAATGTAACAACTACAATTTATCCACTATATAATATTGCCAAAGAGGTAGGAACAGATAAAATTAAATTGAATAATCTTATTCCATTTGGTATAGAAGCACATGGTTTTGATCCAATAGCTAAAGATATGACCATACTATCTAAAACTGATTTATTAATTTCAAGTGGTGATTTAATGGAGCCTTGGAAAAATAAAATAGTTTCATCTTTAAAAATAGAAAATAAAGTATTTGATATGAGTAAACATGTAAAACTAATAGAAATAGAAGAAAAAAATCATAATGAGCATGACCATGAAAAAGACCACAATCACAATTCAAATATTGATCCACACTATTGGGTTAGTTTAAATAATTACATTTTAATGACAAAAGTTATAACTCAACTTTTTATTGAAAAAGACCCAGTAAATAAAGATATTTACAAAGAAAACTCTGATAAATATCTACAAAAAATTGAAGCCTTAAAAATAAAATATGATACAAGTTTAAACAGTTGTAAGAATAAAAAAATCTTAGTAAATCATAATGCTTTTGGATACTTTGCAGATGAATATGATGTAAAACAATATAGTATTTCAGGGCTTACACCAGAAAGTAAACCTTCTGCTAAAGTTGTAAGCGAACTTATAGACTTAGTAAAAAATGAAAAAATAAATACTGTTTTTTTTGAAGAGTTTGCAAGTCCAAAAGTTGCACAAACAATTGCAAAAGCAGCAAATGTAAAAATAGATACATTAAGACCAGCTGAAAATATTTCTAAAATAGAAAATGAAAAAGGATATGGTTACCTTGAAATTATGGAAGATAATTTAGAAAAATTAAAGTTTGCTATGGATTGTAAATAA
- a CDS encoding metal ABC transporter ATP-binding protein, protein MNKKLIEICDLNFENILSNISLEIFEGDFIAIVGSNGGGKTTFLKLLLNILKPNSGEIQYFENIKNKMGYVPQNATAVDVIFPATVKEILETAFITNSSILKKISKIEKDYLKFLMQNFEITNLNSKLFAELSGGQKQRVMIVRALANKPKILFLDEPDMGLDKISQSKFIDNLNKINKENKTSIVFITHHLGMIEKYITKTFCINGILK, encoded by the coding sequence ATGAATAAAAAACTTATAGAAATTTGTGATTTAAATTTTGAAAATATTTTGTCAAACATCTCATTAGAAATTTTTGAAGGTGATTTTATAGCAATAGTTGGTTCAAATGGAGGAGGAAAAACAACTTTTTTAAAACTGCTTTTAAATATATTAAAACCAAATAGTGGAGAAATTCAATATTTTGAAAATATAAAAAACAAAATGGGGTATGTACCACAAAATGCTACTGCAGTAGATGTAATTTTTCCAGCTACTGTTAAAGAGATTTTAGAAACTGCTTTTATAACTAACTCTTCAATATTAAAAAAGATTTCAAAAATTGAAAAAGATTATTTAAAATTTTTAATGCAAAATTTTGAAATTACAAATTTAAATTCAAAACTATTTGCTGAACTATCAGGAGGACAAAAGCAAAGAGTAATGATAGTAAGAGCTCTAGCAAATAAACCAAAGATTCTTTTTCTAGATGAACCAGATATGGGGCTTGATAAAATATCTCAATCAAAATTTATAGATAATCTAAACAAAATAAATAAAGAAAATAAGACATCTATAGTCTTTATAACGCACCACTTAGGAATGATTGAAAAATATATTACAAAAACTTTTTGCATAAATGGGATTTTAAAATAA
- a CDS encoding metal ABC transporter permease translates to MEIFQYEFMINAFIAGISIAILTSTLSLFVVVKRYAMLSDALAHISLLGVAIGFLFQISTIFTTIIISIIASIMIEYLRSYKKLYSDSMLSIFLSSALAFSVIIVSLSNSFNTSLFDYLFGSIVAITHEDILTILIFFILTLIFMIIHYKKLFLICFNEELAISAGINVRLINLIFTALIGALVAISIKIIGALLIGAIMIIPVVSALCLKKGFKITWILSTLFAILGVVIGLFLSFYISIPSGATIVIVLLSIFILTLIFSTRSR, encoded by the coding sequence ATGGAAATTTTTCAATATGAATTTATGATTAATGCTTTTATAGCAGGTATTTCAATAGCTATATTAACCTCAACTCTTAGTCTTTTTGTAGTTGTAAAAAGATATGCAATGTTATCAGATGCTTTAGCACATATCTCTTTATTAGGAGTTGCTATTGGATTTTTATTTCAAATTTCAACCATATTTACAACAATTATAATCTCAATTATTGCTTCAATAATGATTGAATATTTAAGAAGTTATAAAAAACTATATTCTGATTCTATGCTATCAATATTTTTATCTTCTGCACTTGCATTTTCGGTTATTATTGTTTCATTATCAAACTCTTTTAATACATCTTTATTTGATTATCTTTTTGGCTCAATTGTTGCTATTACACACGAAGATATTTTAACAATTTTAATATTTTTTATATTAACTCTTATATTTATGATTATCCATTATAAAAAACTTTTTCTTATCTGTTTTAATGAAGAGTTAGCAATATCTGCTGGAATAAATGTAAGATTAATAAATCTAATATTTACTGCTTTAATTGGGGCTTTAGTTGCAATTTCAATTAAGATAATTGGGGCATTACTTATTGGAGCAATTATGATAATTCCTGTTGTTAGCGCTCTTTGTTTAAAAAAAGGATTTAAAATAACTTGGATTCTATCAACTTTATTTGCTATTTTAGGTGTAGTGATAGGATTATTTTTATCTTTTTATATCTCAATTCCAAGTGGGGCAACAATTGTTATCGTTTTACTTTCAATATTTATTTTAACACTTATTTTTTCTACAAGAAGTAGGTGA
- a CDS encoding branched-chain amino acid transaminase: protein MTESKYIWMDGEFTPWQDAKVHVLSHTLHYGNGAIEGTKAYKTVDGRCAIFKLNEHTQRLLNSSKMTLMNVPFSLEELNNAQVELLQKNELTNGAYIRPLVYLGYGVMGLYHKDAPVKVSISAWEWGAYLGEEGLKKGVRVKISSFTRTPNTSGMGKAKSVANYMNSQMAKYEAVEAGYDEALLRDDQGYIAEASGACFFIVKDGKLISPPNDNSLESITQATAIQLANDMGIEVVRRRITREEIYVADEAFFTGTAAEITPIREVDARIIGAGCRGPITEKIQSAYFDVVTGKNPKYTKYLTYIN from the coding sequence ATGACTGAATCAAAATATATATGGATGGATGGAGAGTTCACTCCATGGCAAGATGCAAAAGTTCACGTATTAAGCCATACTTTGCATTATGGAAATGGTGCTATTGAAGGTACAAAAGCTTATAAAACTGTAGATGGAAGATGTGCAATATTTAAATTAAATGAGCATACTCAAAGACTTTTAAATTCTTCTAAAATGACGTTAATGAATGTTCCTTTTTCACTAGAAGAGTTAAATAATGCTCAAGTTGAATTACTACAAAAAAATGAATTAACAAATGGTGCTTACATCAGACCACTAGTATATTTAGGATATGGAGTAATGGGACTTTATCATAAAGATGCACCTGTAAAAGTTTCTATTTCTGCATGGGAATGGGGTGCGTATCTTGGAGAAGAGGGGCTTAAAAAAGGTGTTAGAGTTAAAATATCATCATTTACAAGAACTCCAAATACTTCAGGTATGGGAAAAGCAAAATCAGTTGCAAACTATATGAACTCTCAAATGGCAAAATATGAAGCTGTTGAAGCAGGTTATGATGAAGCTTTATTAAGAGATGATCAGGGATACATTGCTGAAGCTTCTGGAGCTTGTTTCTTTATTGTTAAAGATGGAAAACTTATATCTCCTCCAAATGACAACTCTTTAGAGTCTATTACTCAAGCAACAGCTATTCAATTAGCAAATGACATGGGAATAGAAGTTGTTAGAAGAAGAATAACTAGAGAGGAAATTTACGTAGCAGATGAAGCTTTCTTTACAGGAACAGCAGCTGAAATCACTCCAATTAGAGAAGTTGATGCTAGAATTATTGGCGCTGGTTGTAGAGGACCAATTACAGAAAAAATCCAGTCTGCATATTTTGATGTAGTTACAGGTAAAAATCCTAAATATACTAAGTATTTAACATATATTAACTAA